From Syntrophales bacterium, the proteins below share one genomic window:
- a CDS encoding patatin-like phospholipase family protein, with protein sequence MTKKIGIALGSGSARGWSHIGVLQSIVEAGIAVDFVCGTSVGALVAGSFAAGFLEPLDRWARRLSWSHIVGFMDMKIPRSGLIEGEKISGYLREMITDPLIENLPVPFAAVATDLKTGREVWLREGSLIEVVRASISLPGIFTPCGRNGQWLVDGGLVNPVPTSLCRAMGADIVVAVDLNSDIMGKKRIQRMAAPPEGEGKGVSLSEQGRWADFLKQVQLNGKLKLFGQMFQEQPDRSPTLFDVLATSVNIMQDKINQQRLLEDPPDLVIRPKLSDIGLMEFNRAAEAIDEGKREMDMNIPALRELMVNAE encoded by the coding sequence ATGACAAAAAAAATCGGCATAGCCCTGGGAAGCGGTTCCGCCCGGGGGTGGTCGCATATCGGCGTATTGCAGAGCATCGTCGAAGCGGGAATTGCGGTCGATTTTGTCTGTGGTACGTCGGTCGGCGCCCTTGTTGCCGGTTCGTTTGCCGCCGGCTTTCTCGAACCTCTCGACCGCTGGGCAAGGCGGCTTTCGTGGTCGCATATTGTTGGTTTCATGGACATGAAGATTCCCCGTTCGGGGCTGATCGAGGGAGAAAAAATATCCGGATATTTACGTGAAATGATTACCGATCCCCTGATCGAGAATCTTCCTGTACCCTTTGCCGCAGTGGCGACCGATCTGAAAACCGGCAGGGAGGTGTGGCTCCGGGAAGGATCTTTGATAGAGGTTGTCCGGGCCAGCATCTCGCTTCCGGGAATTTTTACCCCCTGCGGGCGCAACGGACAGTGGCTTGTTGACGGCGGATTGGTGAATCCGGTCCCGACTTCGCTTTGCCGGGCGATGGGGGCCGATATTGTCGTAGCCGTTGATCTTAATTCCGATATCATGGGGAAAAAGAGGATACAGCGGATGGCTGCTCCCCCGGAAGGAGAAGGAAAGGGTGTTTCTCTTTCCGAACAGGGGCGGTGGGCCGATTTTCTCAAACAGGTGCAACTGAACGGCAAGTTAAAGCTTTTCGGGCAGATGTTTCAGGAGCAGCCGGACCGGAGCCCGACGCTCTTCGACGTCTTGGCCACATCCGTTAATATCATGCAGGACAAGATAAATCAGCAGCGGCTCCTTGAGGATCCGCCGGACCTCGTCATCCGTCCCAAACTTTCCGACATCGGCCTGATGGAGTTCAATCGCGCTGCCGAGGCGATTGATGAAGGCAAAAGGGAGATGGACATGAATATTCCGGCTCTTCGTGAGCTGATGGTAAATGCTGAGTGA
- a CDS encoding ribonuclease Z: MKIVFLGTNGWYDTKTGNTLSTLVQTKNFDIIFDAGNGIQRVDRYISGRKPVFIFISHFHLDHLAGLHILGKFNFREKLTICGPKNTNRILDTLLNAPFTMPLAQLPYPSDILEMPEESSSLPFFVQALPLRHASLTLGYRLEVEGVTIGHCSDTGYCENAVRIGTDADMLITECAFKRGQANEAWPHLNPETAARIAAEAKAKRLALTHFDAFLYQTLEERDDARRTAAAIFPQTIAATDGLEITI, from the coding sequence ATGAAGATCGTCTTTTTAGGGACAAACGGCTGGTACGATACAAAGACGGGGAACACACTTTCAACCCTTGTCCAGACCAAAAACTTTGATATCATCTTCGACGCCGGGAACGGCATTCAGCGAGTTGACCGCTACATCAGCGGCAGAAAACCTGTTTTTATCTTCATAAGCCACTTTCACCTCGATCATCTGGCGGGGCTGCACATCCTGGGGAAATTTAATTTCCGGGAAAAACTCACCATCTGCGGGCCAAAAAACACAAACCGGATTCTCGACACCCTGCTCAATGCCCCTTTCACCATGCCGCTTGCGCAACTGCCCTATCCCTCGGACATATTGGAAATGCCGGAAGAGTCATCCTCCCTTCCCTTCTTTGTCCAGGCGCTGCCGCTCCGGCACGCATCCCTGACGCTTGGCTACCGATTGGAAGTTGAGGGGGTAACAATCGGCCATTGCTCCGACACCGGTTATTGCGAAAATGCGGTCCGGATAGGGACTGACGCCGATATGCTGATCACCGAATGCGCCTTTAAAAGGGGACAGGCGAATGAGGCCTGGCCGCACCTGAACCCGGAGACGGCGGCCCGAATCGCCGCCGAGGCCAAGGCGAAACGCCTCGCCCTCACCCACTTCGACGCTTTTTTGTATCAGACCCTTGAAGAACGAGACGATGCAAGGCGAACCGCCGCCGCAATATTTCCGCAAACAATCGCCGCAACGGACGGACTGGAGATAACGATTTGA
- a CDS encoding type 1 glutamine amidotransferase domain-containing protein has product MKKILVIILIVLVVLGLSIWLFLPAGLRALGLHPDYLGEKYQLPGGRALIITTSQDQLGPNGAKTGVFGSEMTVPYYEFTEGGMKVEIASVKGGEIPIDPLSFKWPIKTAADARFLNDPEFQRRVKQSLPLATVDFTGYDIIYLAGGWGAAYDLGASAALGRKISQAYSAGKVIGGVCHGPLGLLLATDQNNFPLVKGRHLTGVTDKQVRELGITMTPQHPERELRAAGALFEGRTAFRDMFANHSVVDGQLVTGQNQNASAEVANKMMMTAKGKIR; this is encoded by the coding sequence ATGAAAAAAATATTGGTTATAATCTTGATAGTATTGGTCGTTTTGGGACTGAGCATATGGCTATTTCTGCCCGCAGGGTTGCGCGCCCTGGGACTGCATCCGGATTACCTCGGTGAAAAATACCAACTTCCCGGCGGCAGGGCCCTGATCATCACAACCAGTCAAGATCAGCTTGGACCAAACGGGGCGAAAACCGGCGTCTTCGGGTCGGAGATGACTGTTCCTTATTATGAGTTCACTGAAGGCGGGATGAAGGTTGAAATAGCCAGTGTCAAGGGGGGGGAAATCCCCATTGATCCCCTGTCTTTTAAATGGCCTATCAAAACAGCCGCTGATGCCCGCTTCCTGAATGATCCAGAGTTTCAGCGGAGGGTCAAACAGTCCCTTCCGCTCGCCACAGTTGATTTCACCGGTTACGATATCATCTATCTTGCCGGCGGGTGGGGAGCGGCTTATGACCTGGGCGCTTCCGCAGCGCTGGGCCGAAAAATCAGCCAGGCCTATTCAGCCGGCAAGGTTATAGGAGGGGTTTGTCACGGTCCGCTTGGTCTGCTTTTGGCGACGGATCAAAACAATTTTCCCCTGGTAAAGGGACGTCATCTTACCGGAGTGACGGACAAGCAGGTCAGGGAACTGGGGATTACCATGACGCCCCAGCATCCGGAGCGGGAACTGCGGGCGGCCGGAGCGCTCTTTGAGGGCCGGACGGCCTTCCGGGATATGTTTGCCAATCACTCGGTGGTGGACGGCCAACTGGTAACCGGTCAAAACCAGAATGCCAGCGCGGAAGTGGCCAATAAAATGATGATGACCGCCAAAGGAAAAATTCGATGA
- a CDS encoding MBL fold metallo-hydrolase, with amino-acid sequence MNEPLPISSGEKVSRFIIGLIGLFFLFLGIGFYTFPELLAAAFFIQPLSLQGLNSLRGDFGGVFLGMSFFCFFGAATGRRRWLVVTIIFLLLIVSGRLLSFALDGFSAAGLQSVIIEIVLLIVLTASTVMIPPKNESDKSHQEEIKLRNSRYTRRQTLKIIEVSLAALIAAIVTGLIFSRRKIGLSLVNEIAAKFITKDPLRDLPDGLHVILCGSGSPMPDARRASAGTAVIAGKNLYVVDAGPGSERKLELMRINPGGVKAVLLTHFHSDHIGDLGELMLKRWSSGSAKNPLDVFGPTGVETVVNGFNLAYALDSGYRIAHHGAAICPPAGAGGTARTFNFPAGKNETVIIEENGVRITAFAVDHRPVTPAVGYRFDYKGRSVVISGDTVPCQSLLNQARGVDVLVHEALQPAINNILRDVNRKFGRFNLAKIMSDINGYHTSTEDAAKIAGEAGVKHLLLTHILPPLPVSDLEEAFLGDAEKFYKGPITIGEDGISLSLPAGTKDIIKRALL; translated from the coding sequence ATGAACGAACCACTACCCATCTCTTCAGGAGAAAAAGTTTCTCGCTTTATCATCGGTCTGATCGGACTGTTCTTTTTGTTTCTCGGCATCGGGTTTTATACGTTTCCGGAGCTGCTGGCCGCGGCATTTTTTATTCAGCCGCTTTCCCTGCAGGGATTAAACTCGCTAAGAGGAGATTTCGGCGGTGTTTTTCTGGGAATGAGTTTTTTTTGTTTTTTTGGGGCTGCAACCGGCCGACGCCGCTGGCTTGTTGTTACGATCATTTTTCTGCTGCTGATAGTTTCCGGACGTCTGCTCAGTTTCGCTCTGGACGGCTTTTCGGCAGCAGGGCTTCAGTCGGTGATAATTGAGATCGTTTTGCTGATTGTTTTGACGGCCTCGACCGTCATGATTCCCCCCAAAAATGAATCTGATAAAAGCCATCAGGAAGAGATAAAACTTCGCAACAGCAGATACACCCGACGTCAGACCCTTAAAATAATTGAAGTTTCCCTGGCAGCTCTCATTGCCGCGATCGTAACCGGCCTGATTTTCTCCCGGAGAAAGATCGGATTGTCCCTGGTAAACGAGATTGCCGCCAAATTTATCACCAAAGATCCCCTGCGCGACCTGCCTGACGGTCTTCATGTCATTCTTTGCGGATCCGGATCCCCAATGCCCGATGCAAGACGGGCATCAGCCGGCACGGCCGTTATCGCCGGGAAAAATCTTTACGTGGTCGATGCCGGCCCGGGCAGTGAGAGAAAACTGGAGCTCATGAGAATAAATCCCGGGGGAGTCAAGGCCGTTTTACTTACCCATTTTCATTCCGATCACATCGGCGACCTGGGAGAACTGATGCTGAAGAGATGGTCATCCGGTTCAGCGAAAAATCCTCTTGATGTGTTCGGTCCGACCGGCGTCGAGACAGTGGTTAATGGGTTCAATCTGGCCTACGCGCTGGACTCCGGATACCGGATCGCCCATCACGGTGCGGCAATCTGTCCGCCCGCTGGCGCCGGAGGCACGGCCAGAACATTTAATTTCCCGGCGGGGAAAAATGAAACCGTCATTATTGAAGAAAACGGCGTCAGGATAACCGCCTTCGCGGTTGATCATCGTCCGGTAACGCCGGCAGTCGGCTATCGTTTTGATTACAAGGGCCGCTCCGTCGTGATCAGCGGCGATACGGTTCCGTGTCAATCGCTTCTCAACCAGGCCAGGGGGGTTGACGTGCTGGTGCATGAGGCCCTCCAGCCGGCCATAAACAATATCCTGAGGGACGTGAACAGAAAATTCGGCAGGTTCAACCTGGCAAAAATAATGAGTGATATAAATGGCTACCACACATCGACAGAGGATGCGGCCAAAATCGCCGGAGAGGCGGGAGTTAAACATCTGCTTTTGACCCACATCCTGCCGCCTCTTCCTGTTTCCGATCTGGAGGAGGCGTTTCTGGGTGACGCCGAAAAATTTTATAAAGGCCCGATTACCATCGGTGAGGACGGCATTTCTTTGAGCCTGCCTGCCGGAACCAAGGATATTATCAAACGGGCGCTCTTGTAA
- a CDS encoding TetR/AcrR family transcriptional regulator, whose protein sequence is MKKDKSGNKTPDKTKKNDTVERVLRSARKIFSEHPYHTASIRMIGNDAGLNYPLIAYYFSTKAALFEAVLVDISEEYYEENAKWLKETAGMGADRGLSVYIDRLIEFNLAHPEAQRILLLNQVQVGESQIVPCYRVLQEFFVQWIPLFKETSSARAADRNIENFAHNFNVLAINYLGAGSFHAGVLGVAPSSPEYKKWVKENLTALFLPLLKQLIRGGAQVNDESEA, encoded by the coding sequence TTGAAAAAGGACAAATCCGGCAATAAGACGCCGGACAAAACGAAAAAAAATGATACCGTCGAGAGAGTACTTCGTTCCGCAAGGAAGATATTCTCGGAGCATCCTTACCACACGGCGAGCATAAGAATGATCGGCAACGACGCCGGTCTTAATTACCCGCTCATTGCGTACTATTTTTCGACAAAGGCCGCGCTCTTTGAGGCGGTTCTTGTCGATATCTCTGAAGAATATTACGAAGAAAATGCGAAGTGGCTTAAGGAAACCGCCGGAATGGGCGCGGACCGGGGACTGTCCGTTTACATTGACCGTTTGATAGAATTTAACCTGGCGCACCCCGAGGCCCAGAGGATTCTTCTGCTCAACCAGGTTCAGGTCGGGGAATCTCAAATTGTTCCCTGTTACCGAGTGCTACAGGAATTCTTTGTGCAATGGATTCCACTCTTTAAAGAAACATCTTCAGCACGTGCCGCAGATCGGAATATCGAAAACTTCGCCCACAATTTTAACGTACTGGCGATAAATTACCTGGGTGCCGGCAGCTTCCATGCCGGCGTGCTCGGGGTTGCCCCTTCCAGCCCCGAGTACAAAAAATGGGTGAAAGAAAATCTGACCGCCCTGTTTTTGCCACTCCTGAAACAATTAATCCGCGGCGGCGCTCAAGTAAATGATGAAAGCGAAGCTTAA
- a CDS encoding haloalkane dehalogenase, whose product MKILRTPEERFKNLPAYPFEPQYVEVPDGEGATLRIHYVDEGPRDAGIVLMMHGEPSWSFLYRKMIPVLVRAGQRVIAPDLVGFGRSDKPASRNDYTYERHVNWMLSLLSGLRLNRITLVCQDWGGLVGLRLVAANPDLFERVVAANTGMPTGDNQISAAFLEWQKYSLKVPQFDVGGIMKMANLTAGPDNPLPILSDEVVAAYNAPFPDESYKEGARIFPSLVPTRPDDPSSLANRKAWEVLATFNRPFLTAFSDGDPITRGGEHILQQRISGAQGQPHTTIKGAGHFLQEDKGEEFAGVIVDFIAKTPTRVH is encoded by the coding sequence ATGAAAATTCTACGAACGCCCGAGGAACGATTCAAGAATCTCCCCGCTTATCCTTTCGAACCCCAATATGTCGAGGTTCCTGACGGGGAGGGTGCAACCCTGAGAATACATTATGTAGATGAGGGGCCCCGGGATGCCGGGATTGTTTTGATGATGCATGGGGAGCCCTCCTGGTCTTTTCTCTATCGGAAGATGATTCCCGTCCTTGTGAGAGCAGGCCAGCGGGTGATTGCCCCCGACCTGGTCGGTTTTGGCAGGTCGGATAAGCCGGCCAGCCGCAATGATTATACGTATGAGCGCCATGTGAACTGGATGCTTTCGTTGCTTTCGGGCCTCCGACTCAACAGGATAACGCTGGTCTGCCAGGATTGGGGGGGGCTTGTCGGGCTTCGTCTGGTTGCGGCGAACCCGGATCTCTTCGAGCGGGTTGTCGCCGCCAATACGGGCATGCCCACGGGAGACAATCAAATATCCGCCGCCTTTCTGGAATGGCAGAAATATTCACTGAAAGTTCCCCAGTTCGATGTGGGAGGCATCATGAAAATGGCCAATTTGACGGCAGGCCCGGACAACCCTCTGCCTATCCTTTCCGACGAGGTTGTTGCCGCCTACAATGCGCCTTTCCCCGATGAGTCGTACAAGGAAGGCGCGCGCATCTTCCCGTCGCTGGTCCCGACAAGACCGGACGATCCTTCGTCGTTGGCCAACCGCAAGGCATGGGAAGTCCTGGCCACTTTCAACAGGCCTTTCCTGACGGCATTCAGCGATGGCGATCCCATCACCCGCGGTGGCGAGCACATTCTGCAACAGAGGATTTCTGGGGCTCAGGGGCAGCCCCATACGACAATTAAAGGGGCTGGGCACTTTCTTCAGGAAGACAAGGGAGAGGAGTTTGCCGGGGTCATTGTGGATTTCATCGCCAAAACCCCGACGCGGGTTCATTAA
- a CDS encoding glycine cleavage system protein H — MKTGLVSYKLCDRNDHCETCPFDRAMKNGGDSNFSESSEIEEEGSFFDDPSYQLDNGSFLFHPDHCWVKVETQEKVRIGLDSLITMLISNVQLVILPAEGSFTGAGECFAHIIQGDYVLPVISPVSGIIIATNYRLKNNPGLLTSDPQGNGWLVTIKPDNLENDFKKLFFGRKALFWKHREENDISNRVCSLMKMSSSQVGPTMQDGGARVTNLIDLLRSINSKQLVQILDSVVSRHKAS, encoded by the coding sequence ATGAAAACAGGGCTCGTATCCTACAAGCTGTGCGACAGAAACGACCACTGCGAGACCTGCCCTTTCGACCGCGCAATGAAAAACGGGGGGGACAGCAATTTTTCCGAATCATCGGAAATAGAAGAGGAGGGGTCGTTTTTCGACGATCCGTCATACCAGCTCGACAACGGCTCCTTCCTCTTTCATCCTGATCACTGCTGGGTAAAGGTGGAAACCCAGGAAAAGGTGCGGATCGGTTTGGATTCACTTATCACGATGCTTATCTCCAACGTGCAGTTGGTAATCCTGCCCGCGGAGGGCTCTTTCACCGGCGCTGGAGAATGTTTTGCCCACATTATTCAGGGAGATTACGTATTGCCGGTGATTTCTCCCGTTTCGGGGATCATTATCGCGACCAATTACCGTCTTAAAAACAACCCGGGGCTGCTCACCTCCGATCCGCAGGGAAATGGCTGGCTCGTTACGATCAAACCGGACAATCTCGAAAACGATTTTAAAAAACTCTTTTTCGGGAGAAAAGCGCTCTTCTGGAAACACCGGGAGGAAAACGATATCTCCAACAGGGTATGCTCGCTTATGAAAATGAGCTCGTCCCAAGTCGGCCCCACCATGCAGGATGGAGGCGCCCGGGTAACCAACCTGATAGACCTGCTCCGTTCGATCAATTCAAAACAGCTTGTCCAGATTCTGGATTCAGTTGTTTCCCGGCATAAAGCCTCATAA
- a CDS encoding glycine cleavage system protein H gives MEGFTYVDIFATKGIEYLVIIAVLATFVVFWNFLKGPVEAVYQGVANAVSAIGNWFSMPAQGMFFHQGHSWATPEEGNIMKVGMDDFAQKMLGKIDSINLPQVGAEVAQGEKGWSVQVGSKLIDMLSPVDGKIVAVNEALLKSPAGVNSDPYGQSWLIKVQSPRVSSNLKNLLTGDLAIKWMDGVRDSLLARGNYNLGALSQDGGVPVDGIARNMDPENWDKLVKDFFLVS, from the coding sequence ATGGAAGGGTTCACCTACGTTGACATATTCGCCACCAAGGGCATTGAATATCTGGTGATAATCGCGGTGCTGGCTACCTTTGTTGTGTTCTGGAATTTTTTGAAAGGACCCGTTGAGGCGGTTTACCAAGGAGTTGCCAACGCCGTTTCGGCAATCGGCAACTGGTTCAGCATGCCGGCTCAGGGGATGTTTTTCCACCAGGGGCATAGCTGGGCGACGCCCGAGGAAGGAAACATCATGAAGGTGGGAATGGATGACTTCGCACAGAAAATGCTCGGCAAAATAGATTCAATCAATCTTCCGCAGGTTGGCGCCGAAGTCGCCCAGGGAGAAAAGGGGTGGAGCGTGCAGGTAGGCTCAAAACTGATTGATATGCTCTCCCCCGTTGACGGTAAAATAGTTGCCGTAAACGAAGCCCTGCTGAAATCTCCCGCCGGGGTAAACAGCGATCCTTATGGGCAGTCCTGGCTGATCAAGGTTCAATCCCCGAGGGTTTCATCCAACCTGAAAAATCTTCTGACCGGAGATCTGGCCATAAAATGGATGGATGGCGTCAGAGACAGCCTTCTGGCCCGGGGAAATTACAACCTGGGAGCACTTTCTCAGGATGGTGGTGTGCCGGTGGACGGCATTGCCAGAAACATGGATCCGGAGAACTGGGATAAGCTGGTAAAAGATTTCTTCCTGGTTTCTTAA
- the nrfD gene encoding polysulfide reductase NrfD: MNSLATNRETKSFKELLTFLKGEFKPKGKVLTPFNIISGAIIFAGIILVIYRLAMGLGSVVHEVPEYPWGIWIGFIVMVGVAFAGGAYVSAFVVYVLGGEKYHAIVRLAVLNGFLAYMFYAGAILLDCGRWWQIYNPIIGNKFGVNSVLFLIAWHFLLYMIAQFFELAPAFAEWLGLRKMRKFFMSVSLGAVIFGVTLSTLHQSGLGALFLMAKWKVHPLWYNEFIPLLFFVSSIYAGLSVVIFIGNLSFRVFGKDRVDEEYRESWKNIEIDLGKACAVGMFVYFFLQVILLVHGQHWNLLNTGMGYWYLTEMFGFLLLPIALFTWGVKKVNRTPIRVAAYITMAGVIFNRIDYSILAFKWYLPFSERYIPTWMEVTITASIVLLMVWVFRWLVNRLPILKHSPQWAVEQDREMEAEANAPALAPGLGVTMADGGVLLEQDKNTKRS, translated from the coding sequence ATGAACAGCTTAGCGACTAACCGGGAAACAAAGAGCTTCAAGGAACTTCTGACTTTTTTGAAGGGTGAATTCAAACCGAAAGGGAAGGTTCTCACCCCGTTTAATATCATTTCCGGCGCCATAATTTTTGCCGGCATCATTTTGGTTATTTACCGGCTCGCGATGGGGCTAGGCTCGGTAGTGCATGAAGTCCCTGAATACCCTTGGGGAATCTGGATCGGGTTCATCGTGATGGTCGGGGTTGCCTTCGCCGGAGGGGCGTATGTAAGCGCCTTTGTCGTTTACGTGCTGGGAGGCGAAAAGTATCACGCCATAGTCAGGCTGGCTGTTCTGAATGGGTTTCTGGCGTATATGTTCTACGCTGGGGCAATTCTGCTCGATTGCGGACGCTGGTGGCAAATCTATAATCCGATCATTGGCAACAAGTTCGGCGTCAATTCCGTCCTGTTTCTGATCGCCTGGCATTTCCTGCTCTACATGATCGCGCAGTTCTTTGAGCTGGCTCCGGCTTTCGCTGAATGGCTGGGGTTGAGAAAGATGCGCAAGTTCTTCATGTCGGTAAGCCTCGGCGCAGTCATCTTCGGGGTTACGCTCTCCACGCTGCATCAGTCCGGCTTAGGCGCGCTGTTTCTGATGGCCAAATGGAAGGTCCATCCTTTGTGGTACAATGAATTCATCCCACTGCTGTTTTTTGTATCGAGTATTTACGCCGGGCTTTCCGTAGTCATCTTCATCGGCAATTTGAGCTTCCGCGTCTTCGGCAAGGATCGGGTTGACGAGGAGTATCGCGAATCATGGAAAAATATCGAGATCGACCTGGGCAAGGCCTGCGCGGTCGGCATGTTCGTTTACTTTTTCCTGCAGGTGATTCTGCTGGTTCACGGCCAGCACTGGAATCTTCTGAATACCGGAATGGGCTACTGGTATCTGACGGAAATGTTCGGCTTCCTGCTTCTCCCGATTGCCCTGTTCACCTGGGGCGTAAAAAAGGTCAACCGAACGCCTATCCGGGTTGCCGCCTACATTACCATGGCGGGGGTGATCTTCAACCGGATCGACTATTCGATACTTGCCTTCAAATGGTACCTGCCTTTTAGTGAACGGTATATCCCGACCTGGATGGAGGTAACCATTACCGCGTCGATCGTCCTTTTGATGGTCTGGGTTTTCCGATGGCTCGTAAATCGGCTGCCGATATTGAAGCACTCCCCGCAATGGGCGGTGGAACAGGATAGGGAAATGGAAGCTGAAGCCAATGCTCCCGCGCTTGCCCCGGGCCTGGGTGTCACGATGGCCGACGGCGGTGTGCTGCTTGAACAAGACAAAAACACTAAACGTTCCTGA
- a CDS encoding 4Fe-4S dicluster domain-containing protein, producing the protein MGIDRRTFLKGVGAGIGVSAAGTLLPVKAEASAPVSDKEFVGVLVDTTRCVGCRSCEKACAEAHGLQVPNIDDSSVFDKRRTTNAHQLEAVNHFQTDKGEVFVKKQCMHCNQPACVSACPVKAMEKHDEGAVTWNDNCIGCRYCMTSCPFDIPKFEHSAFPELHKCDMCYSRTQKGLEPACVEACPAYALTFGTRREMIDEANRRIYGDEKNYYHHIYGENEAGGTGYMYISSVPFEQIGFRNDIGTTAYPEYTKGFLYSVPVILLLWPAFMSAIATITKRKAKVKVEEGGMR; encoded by the coding sequence ATGGGAATCGACAGGAGGACTTTTCTAAAAGGCGTGGGTGCGGGCATCGGCGTAAGCGCGGCCGGCACATTGTTGCCGGTAAAGGCGGAGGCAAGCGCCCCGGTATCGGATAAAGAATTTGTAGGAGTGCTCGTCGATACGACGCGCTGCGTAGGTTGCAGGAGCTGTGAAAAGGCGTGCGCCGAGGCGCATGGCCTGCAAGTTCCCAATATCGACGATTCTTCCGTTTTCGACAAAAGAAGGACCACCAATGCGCACCAGCTTGAGGCAGTAAACCATTTTCAAACAGATAAAGGAGAGGTTTTTGTCAAGAAGCAGTGCATGCACTGCAACCAGCCCGCCTGCGTTTCGGCATGTCCCGTCAAGGCGATGGAAAAGCATGATGAAGGCGCCGTCACCTGGAATGACAACTGTATCGGCTGCCGTTACTGCATGACGTCCTGCCCCTTCGACATTCCGAAATTTGAACATTCGGCCTTCCCGGAACTGCACAAATGCGACATGTGCTACAGCCGGACGCAGAAAGGTCTGGAGCCTGCCTGCGTGGAAGCGTGCCCCGCCTACGCACTTACCTTCGGCACGAGAAGAGAGATGATCGACGAAGCCAACCGACGCATTTACGGCGACGAAAAGAATTACTACCACCACATCTACGGCGAAAACGAGGCCGGCGGCACCGGTTATATGTACATCTCGTCGGTGCCTTTCGAGCAGATCGGATTCAGAAACGACATTGGAACAACAGCTTATCCCGAATATACAAAAGGCTTCCTGTACAGTGTGCCTGTCATACTTCTTTTGTGGCCCGCCTTTATGAGCGCGATAGCTACGATAACTAAACGCAAGGCAAAAGTAAAAGTTGAAGAGGGAGGGATGAGATGA
- a CDS encoding ABC transporter permease → MLNREDILTPDNYDDRPAIVKLLTSPFTALGRKAIHLVNSLGASGIFLFLAFTGIFRPKQLSKILHQIYYIGARSFGIIALVSLFTGMVLGLQSYHALVQFGAEGALGTLVSLTLIRELGPVLTAIMITARAGSAITAEIGIQRISEQIDALYTMRIDPLRFLVSPRIAAAIISFPLLTAIFDVVGIFGGYISGVLLMGANSASYIYRIQSNTDIGDVADGFIKAIVFAIIVSTVSCYQGYFAHMRTDGHGAKAVGLSTTAAVVLSCVLILVSDYVVTSILMAG, encoded by the coding sequence ATGCTGAATAGAGAAGACATTCTAACGCCTGATAATTACGATGACCGTCCGGCGATCGTTAAACTGCTGACGTCCCCTTTTACCGCGCTTGGCAGGAAGGCAATTCACCTGGTGAATAGTCTGGGCGCATCGGGAATCTTTCTCTTTTTGGCTTTTACCGGCATTTTCCGCCCGAAGCAACTGAGCAAAATCCTCCATCAGATTTACTATATAGGCGCAAGATCCTTTGGCATTATCGCCCTTGTCAGCCTTTTTACCGGGATGGTGCTGGGACTTCAGTCCTACCACGCGCTTGTTCAATTTGGCGCCGAGGGGGCGCTGGGCACCCTGGTTTCGCTGACGCTGATCAGGGAATTGGGGCCGGTGCTTACGGCGATCATGATAACCGCCCGGGCCGGTTCGGCCATCACCGCGGAAATAGGGATTCAACGTATTTCCGAACAAATTGACGCCCTTTATACCATGCGGATCGATCCGCTGCGCTTTCTGGTCAGCCCCCGCATCGCCGCCGCCATTATCAGCTTTCCCCTCCTTACCGCGATATTTGATGTAGTCGGAATCTTTGGCGGCTATATCTCCGGGGTTCTGCTGATGGGAGCAAATTCAGCTTCTTATATTTATCGAATTCAGTCCAATACGGATATTGGCGATGTTGCCGACGGATTCATAAAGGCGATCGTCTTTGCCATCATCGTCTCCACGGTAAGCTGTTACCAGGGCTATTTCGCCCACATGCGCACTGATGGTCATGGCGCCAAGGCTGTTGGCCTTTCCACTACGGCGGCGGTCGTTCTGTCCTGCGTCTTGATCCTGGTTTCCGATTATGTAGTTACCTCCATTCTGATGGCTGGTTAG